Proteins encoded within one genomic window of Methanothrix harundinacea 6Ac:
- the hemA gene encoding glutamyl-tRNA reductase, whose product MSEIASMLVTHRKANIDEIERAWHGDLEALLKWISSSDLVEESAVLKTCNRVEIYVVSPRGEKVLFELAKKARISSRIIDFHDHDESLNHLLRLASGLESMIIGEDQILGQMKELYNMAKAAETTGWTLDVAFKKAISVGKRVRRETRINERSISVGSAAVDLAEEILGSLEGRRVLVIGAGDTGELISKALLSKNIGELLVTNRTFGRALALAAGLGAEAVPFDRMKEMIRTSDLVISATSAPHYILRRDDLEEVMARRTKGTLLMIDIANPRDIAEDVGEIPGVELRNIDALREISAENMRLRMAEMARAEAIIDEELALLKAKYKRRRAEDLLGRIYLQAEEIKAQECMRAMNKLGARHTLGEIEERVLMDMSHSIVNKIFAEPTKALRRAAERGDDGCLNFIEELFGLEADDEKDA is encoded by the coding sequence ATGAGCGAGATAGCCTCGATGCTGGTGACCCACCGGAAGGCCAATATCGACGAGATTGAGAGGGCCTGGCACGGCGACCTGGAGGCCCTCCTCAAGTGGATCTCCTCCTCCGACCTGGTGGAGGAGTCCGCCGTCCTCAAGACCTGCAACCGGGTCGAGATCTACGTCGTCTCGCCCCGGGGGGAGAAGGTCCTCTTCGAGCTCGCGAAGAAGGCCCGGATATCATCGCGGATCATAGATTTTCACGACCACGACGAGTCGCTCAACCACCTCCTCCGCCTCGCCTCGGGCCTCGAGTCGATGATCATCGGCGAAGACCAGATCCTCGGCCAGATGAAGGAGCTCTACAACATGGCCAAGGCGGCGGAGACCACCGGCTGGACCCTGGACGTCGCCTTCAAGAAGGCGATCTCCGTCGGAAAACGGGTCCGCCGGGAGACGCGGATCAACGAGAGGTCGATCTCGGTGGGCTCCGCGGCCGTCGACCTCGCCGAGGAGATCCTGGGGAGCCTTGAGGGGCGGAGGGTCCTGGTGATCGGGGCGGGGGATACCGGGGAGCTCATCTCGAAGGCCCTCTTATCGAAGAATATCGGCGAGCTGTTGGTCACCAACAGAACCTTCGGGAGGGCCCTCGCCCTCGCCGCCGGCCTCGGCGCCGAGGCCGTCCCCTTCGATCGGATGAAGGAGATGATCAGGACCTCCGACCTCGTCATCAGCGCCACCTCCGCCCCCCATTACATCCTGAGGCGGGACGACCTGGAGGAGGTGATGGCGAGGAGGACGAAGGGGACCCTCCTGATGATAGACATCGCAAACCCCCGGGACATCGCCGAGGACGTCGGCGAGATCCCCGGCGTGGAGCTGCGGAACATCGACGCCCTCCGGGAGATCAGCGCCGAGAATATGAGGCTGCGGATGGCCGAGATGGCTCGGGCCGAGGCGATCATCGACGAGGAGCTCGCCCTCCTCAAGGCCAAGTACAAGAGGAGGAGGGCGGAGGATCTCCTCGGGAGGATCTACCTCCAGGCCGAGGAGATCAAGGCCCAGGAGTGCATGAGGGCGATGAACAAGCTCGGCGCCCGCCACACGTTAGGGGAGATCGAGGAGAGGGTTCTGATGGACATGAGCCACTCCATCGTCAACAAGATCTTCGCCGAGCCGACGAAGGCCCTGAGGAGGGCGGCGGAGCGGGGCGACGACGGATGTCTGAATTTCAT
- a CDS encoding precorrin-2 dehydrogenase/sirohydrochlorin ferrochelatase family protein, producing MAIPATSDSFLNARLEETASSMGVLVNRVDGFGEVVVPSIVRRGPVVVAISTFGESPALSKSLRMRIEEILDEGYGDMARLLGEMRGVMKERVADQEERRRILWEIISDGEVWRLLSESYEKGYKRAGEHLPSDERDSLDAGDPPEGQYRRD from the coding sequence ATCGCGATCCCCGCCACCAGCGACTCCTTCCTCAATGCCAGGCTGGAGGAGACGGCATCCTCTATGGGGGTCCTGGTGAACCGGGTCGACGGCTTCGGAGAGGTCGTCGTCCCCTCCATCGTCAGGAGGGGCCCCGTCGTCGTCGCCATATCCACCTTCGGGGAGAGCCCGGCTCTATCCAAGAGCCTGCGGATGAGGATCGAAGAGATCCTGGACGAAGGGTACGGCGATATGGCCCGGCTCCTGGGGGAGATGAGGGGGGTCATGAAGGAGAGGGTCGCCGACCAGGAGGAGAGGAGGCGGATCCTCTGGGAGATCATCTCCGATGGCGAGGTCTGGAGGCTCCTATCGGAGTCCTACGAAAAGGGCTATAAGAGGGCCGGAGAACATCTCCCTTCAGATGAGCGAGATAGCCTCGATGCTGGTGACCCACCGGAAGGCCAATATCGACGAGATTGA
- a CDS encoding precorrin-2 dehydrogenase/sirohydrochlorin ferrochelatase family protein — MPEGRRRDIQEGRDHRVSGPLQREGVQEDGGADLKGHLPLLLDLSGRKVVIFGGGAVGERKARLFSEHARVTVASLEFTPGIWEMAAAGEVELVEADLGGRGRTSSGAPSSRSPPPATPSSMPGWRRRHPLWGSW, encoded by the coding sequence GTGCCGGAAGGTCGCCGCCGAGATATCCAGGAAGGTCGGGATCACCGAGTATCAGGTCCTCTTCAGCGAGAGGGAGTTCAAGAAGACGGGGGCGCGGATCTGAAGGGCCACCTCCCCCTCCTCCTGGACCTCTCGGGCCGAAAGGTCGTCATCTTCGGCGGCGGTGCCGTCGGCGAAAGGAAGGCCCGGCTCTTCTCAGAGCATGCCAGGGTGACGGTGGCGAGCCTGGAGTTCACCCCCGGGATCTGGGAGATGGCGGCGGCGGGGGAGGTGGAGCTGGTGGAGGCGGACCTTGGGGGGCGGGGCCGGACCTCCTCCGGGGCGCCTTCATCGCGATCCCCGCCACCAGCGACTCCTTCCTCAATGCCAGGCTGGAGGAGACGGCATCCTCTATGGGGGTCCTGGTGA
- the ahbB gene encoding siroheme decarboxylase subunit beta has product MKEGDDGTPDEVDDLDLALIRAAQGGIALSSRPYEALAKELAIGEGEVLERLSRLLELEVIRRFSATIGHRALGIVANAMIVWRVPPEDAERVGGIMASFDEVTHCYERAERPEWPYNLYTVVHSPSREECRKVAAEISRKVGITEYQVLFSEREFKKTGARI; this is encoded by the coding sequence ATGAAAGAAGGAGATGACGGGACGCCGGATGAGGTCGACGATCTGGACCTCGCCCTCATCAGGGCGGCTCAGGGGGGGATAGCCCTCTCCTCCCGCCCCTACGAGGCCCTGGCAAAGGAGCTCGCCATCGGCGAGGGGGAGGTGCTGGAGAGGCTGAGCCGCCTCCTGGAGCTGGAGGTGATCAGGAGGTTCTCGGCGACGATAGGCCATCGGGCCCTGGGGATCGTGGCCAACGCCATGATCGTCTGGCGGGTCCCGCCGGAGGATGCCGAGCGGGTCGGGGGGATCATGGCCTCCTTCGACGAGGTCACCCACTGCTACGAGCGGGCCGAAAGGCCCGAGTGGCCCTACAACCTCTACACCGTCGTCCACTCTCCCTCCCGGGAGGAGTGCCGGAAGGTCGCCGCCGAGATATCCAGGAAGGTCGGGATCACCGAGTATCAGGTCCTCTTCAGCGAGAGGGAGTTCAAGAAGACGGGGGCGCGGATCTGA
- a CDS encoding NosD domain-containing protein: protein MIPLLRPLALNGSAGETTLEGGFRVEAPGTNISGFEMRGTGTGVGVELRSKEATIRGCIIRNFSTGILSSDSDNAVVGSAIEGCSVGVLLSGGTVRDLQESSVSGVEALGPAISNCTISGGTGVVIANCSGCAVSDSLITARTGVLITDSPRTRVRGNEISSPERGIAVERSEESEILENVVTGATNVAILLLASGNSTVAENSALGCNVGIRLKDSTANRILKNRMEESAVAGIWLEGSKGNVVAGNLLSGNVEGLIFRSGSSGNSILENQILKNGRGLTLLGSGANLLRKNQMEDNHRAFRVDREDPSATDDAPFRQDADSSNTIDGKAFCYLVGEHDRSISGDYGLLALVGCTNVTVESLALSNNSAGALIVNSSSCTARNLTLLGNDAGVRMLWTAGCGVEASRADNCTIGFLVQGGKGASIEGSSALRSSEAGFLVQGSEASALRGVEASEGLVGISVVNSTSTTILQARAMGNTEEGIKISRSPRSVLNNNIASGNRWGIRASGSDGTMVVRSHLSENRDAGLALLQLSAATVAGSSAFDNGDGVFLQAVVGAKIEGNNLSNNRRYGLRMSYSREGKVYGNTFVKNGLGGTGLVDCTGCIIRHNNFIDNGNPMSPQNAVDNGDNSWDGGAEVGGNFWSDHQVTGNPGSGPKAVPTRGVDRYPFQDPDGWRKK, encoded by the coding sequence GTGATCCCCCTCCTCCGGCCCCTGGCCCTCAACGGCTCCGCCGGCGAGACGACCCTGGAGGGGGGTTTCAGGGTGGAGGCTCCGGGCACCAACATCTCGGGCTTCGAGATGAGGGGCACTGGGACCGGCGTCGGGGTGGAGCTGAGATCCAAAGAGGCCACCATCCGGGGCTGCATAATCCGGAACTTCTCTACCGGCATCCTTTCGTCCGACTCCGATAACGCCGTCGTCGGCTCGGCGATCGAGGGCTGCTCCGTAGGGGTCCTCCTCTCGGGCGGCACCGTCCGGGACTTGCAGGAGAGCTCAGTCTCGGGGGTCGAGGCCCTCGGGCCTGCCATCTCCAACTGCACCATCTCCGGAGGCACCGGGGTCGTGATCGCCAACTGTAGCGGGTGTGCCGTCTCTGACTCCCTCATTACCGCCAGGACCGGAGTCCTCATCACTGACTCCCCCAGAACCAGGGTCAGAGGAAACGAGATCTCCTCGCCGGAGAGGGGGATCGCCGTCGAGAGGTCGGAGGAGAGCGAGATCCTGGAGAACGTCGTGACGGGGGCGACCAATGTCGCGATCCTCCTCCTCGCCTCCGGCAACAGCACAGTTGCCGAAAACTCGGCCCTGGGTTGCAACGTAGGGATCAGGCTGAAGGACTCGACGGCGAACAGGATCTTGAAGAACCGGATGGAGGAGAGCGCCGTCGCCGGGATCTGGCTGGAGGGCTCGAAGGGGAACGTCGTCGCCGGAAACCTCCTATCCGGGAACGTCGAAGGGCTGATCTTCAGGTCGGGCTCCTCCGGGAACTCCATCTTGGAGAACCAGATCCTGAAGAACGGCCGCGGCCTCACCCTCCTCGGATCCGGGGCGAACCTCCTCCGGAAAAACCAGATGGAAGATAACCACCGGGCCTTCAGGGTCGATCGAGAAGACCCCTCGGCCACCGACGACGCTCCCTTCCGCCAGGACGCCGACTCCTCCAACACCATCGACGGAAAGGCCTTCTGCTATCTGGTGGGGGAGCATGACCGGTCCATCTCCGGAGACTACGGCCTCCTGGCCCTGGTGGGCTGCACCAACGTCACCGTCGAGAGCCTGGCCCTCTCCAACAACAGTGCTGGAGCCCTCATCGTCAACTCGAGCAGCTGCACAGCCCGAAACCTCACCCTCCTGGGGAACGATGCCGGGGTCCGGATGCTCTGGACGGCCGGCTGCGGGGTTGAGGCGAGCAGAGCCGATAACTGCACCATCGGGTTCCTGGTCCAGGGGGGGAAGGGCGCCTCGATCGAAGGGTCTTCGGCCCTGAGGTCCTCGGAGGCCGGATTTCTGGTCCAGGGGTCGGAGGCTTCGGCCCTCAGGGGGGTGGAGGCCTCGGAGGGGCTGGTGGGGATCTCCGTCGTCAACTCCACCTCCACCACGATCCTCCAGGCCAGGGCGATGGGGAACACCGAGGAGGGGATCAAAATCTCGAGATCTCCAAGGTCCGTCCTGAACAACAACATCGCCTCGGGAAACCGCTGGGGGATCAGAGCCTCCGGCTCCGACGGGACGATGGTGGTCCGAAGCCACCTCTCGGAGAATCGGGATGCGGGCCTGGCCCTCCTCCAGCTCTCCGCGGCGACGGTGGCGGGATCATCAGCCTTCGATAACGGGGACGGGGTCTTCCTCCAGGCGGTCGTCGGCGCTAAGATCGAGGGGAACAACCTCAGCAATAACCGCCGCTACGGCCTGAGGATGAGCTACTCCCGGGAAGGGAAGGTCTATGGGAACACCTTCGTCAAGAACGGCCTCGGGGGGACGGGGCTGGTCGACTGCACGGGTTGTATCATCCGCCACAACAACTTCATCGATAACGGCAACCCAATGAGCCCCCAGAACGCCGTCGACAACGGCGACAACTCCTGGGATGGGGGGGCCGAGGTGGGAGGAAATTTCTGGAGCGACCATCAGGTAACCGGAAATCCGGGGTCCGGTCCCAAGGCTGTCCCCACGAGGGGGGTGGACCGGTACCCCTTCCAGGACCCCGACGGCTGGAGGAAGAAGTGA
- a CDS encoding PAS domain S-box protein, whose translation MTSPYRILIIEDNPDDVELILLGFSKHDEFFVDVATTGEEGLDRVATSRYDLVSVDFALPGISGLDVLEEIRTSDQDVPVVMVTGRGTEELQVVAFEKFATSYVMKSVDSFRSLPTVFEALIIEARFRSQERRMKREIERSETVSRYILENSPTGIYVLQNGCFKMVNSRFAEIFGCDKEDLIGEHFWSLADPESFECEEAAEEPCLEVGADLPRTKVHEFGVTRRDGSKRWVEARIASLDDQEERWVLGNVVDATDRKRGERDLLLANRRLSILHNLLLRAIDFPGDSDDLMRYALAEVMAGPDGFEVGGAFLQEGGRLVLRAMAGPLEALMELSEKVDAEGLLEEGKMRTVAGDGPTISWAIAPFSCGEGRRGLLVLGRGVEMGDDLQKFVADLASHFGKMVGGEPPTGREGLQPPPDEGYPLEGGDVACQGDHHHSPPQDR comes from the coding sequence ATGACCAGCCCTTATCGGATCCTCATCATCGAGGACAACCCCGACGACGTCGAGCTGATCCTCCTCGGCTTCTCGAAGCACGACGAGTTCTTCGTAGACGTCGCCACCACCGGGGAGGAGGGGCTCGATAGGGTCGCTACGAGCCGATACGACCTCGTCTCCGTCGACTTCGCCCTCCCCGGCATAAGCGGCCTGGACGTCCTGGAGGAGATCCGAACGTCCGACCAGGACGTCCCCGTCGTCATGGTGACGGGCCGGGGGACCGAGGAGCTCCAGGTCGTCGCCTTCGAGAAGTTCGCCACGAGCTACGTCATGAAGAGCGTCGACAGCTTCAGGAGCCTTCCCACCGTCTTCGAGGCGCTGATCATCGAGGCGAGGTTCCGGTCCCAGGAGCGGCGGATGAAAAGGGAGATCGAGAGGTCCGAGACGGTGAGCAGGTACATCCTCGAGAACTCGCCGACGGGGATATACGTCCTCCAGAACGGCTGCTTCAAGATGGTCAACTCCAGGTTCGCTGAGATCTTCGGCTGCGATAAGGAGGATCTTATAGGAGAGCACTTCTGGAGCCTGGCAGACCCGGAGAGCTTCGAGTGCGAAGAGGCCGCCGAGGAGCCCTGCCTGGAGGTCGGGGCCGATCTCCCAAGGACGAAGGTCCACGAGTTCGGCGTCACCAGGAGGGACGGGTCGAAGCGGTGGGTCGAGGCGAGGATCGCCTCCCTCGACGACCAGGAGGAGAGGTGGGTCCTCGGAAATGTGGTGGACGCCACCGATCGGAAGAGGGGGGAGAGGGACCTCCTCCTGGCGAACCGGAGGCTCTCCATCCTCCACAACCTCCTCCTCAGGGCGATCGACTTTCCCGGTGACTCCGACGACCTGATGAGGTATGCCCTGGCAGAGGTGATGGCCGGCCCGGACGGATTCGAGGTGGGGGGAGCCTTCCTCCAGGAAGGTGGACGGCTCGTCCTCCGGGCGATGGCCGGACCCCTGGAGGCCCTCATGGAGCTCTCCGAGAAGGTAGACGCCGAGGGGCTCCTGGAGGAGGGCAAGATGAGGACGGTGGCGGGGGACGGCCCCACCATATCCTGGGCCATAGCCCCCTTCTCCTGCGGCGAAGGCCGGAGGGGTCTCTTGGTTCTGGGAAGGGGGGTGGAGATGGGGGACGACCTTCAGAAGTTCGTCGCCGACCTTGCCTCCCACTTCGGGAAGATGGTGGGAGGGGAGCCTCCGACCGGCCGAGAGGGGCTACAGCCGCCTCCAGATGAGGGCTATCCTCTGGAGGGCGGTGATGTGGCTTGCCAGGGTGATCACCACCACAGCCCACCCCAGGATAGATAG
- a CDS encoding CDP-alcohol phosphatidyltransferase family protein translates to MTLDDLRSRSQAATEPLADLAMGAGASPDLISLLSLIFALAAGGFYYLSAEGPAFLYPAALFLLLNAVFDAVDGAVARKAGRAEARGDFLDHVIDRYADMAILTGIVFAGYVSEAVGIFAVMGVLLTSYLGTQAQALSLGRLYGGIMGRADRLVIILGATFATALFPGDIMGLSILGWAVVVITLASHITALQRIALIWRRL, encoded by the coding sequence TTGACCCTCGATGACCTGAGGTCCAGGTCCCAGGCCGCGACGGAGCCCCTGGCGGACCTGGCGATGGGGGCGGGGGCGTCCCCCGACCTGATATCCCTCCTATCCCTGATCTTCGCCCTGGCGGCGGGGGGGTTCTACTACCTCTCGGCCGAAGGTCCCGCTTTCCTTTATCCTGCAGCCCTCTTCCTCCTCCTCAACGCCGTCTTCGACGCCGTCGACGGCGCCGTCGCCCGGAAGGCCGGCCGGGCGGAGGCGAGGGGAGACTTCCTCGACCACGTCATCGACAGGTACGCCGACATGGCGATCCTCACGGGAATCGTCTTCGCGGGCTACGTCTCCGAGGCGGTGGGGATCTTCGCCGTGATGGGGGTCCTCCTGACGAGCTACCTCGGGACCCAGGCCCAGGCCCTGAGCCTCGGCCGCCTCTACGGCGGGATCATGGGCAGGGCCGACCGGCTCGTCATCATCCTCGGAGCCACCTTCGCCACCGCCCTCTTCCCCGGGGATATCATGGGTCTATCTATCCTGGGGTGGGCTGTGGTGGTGATCACCCTGGCAAGCCACATCACCGCCCTCCAGAGGATAGCCCTCATCTGGAGGCGGCTGTAG
- a CDS encoding adenylate kinase family protein codes for MRAALTGTPGTGKTTVAALLPFRVIEINALVREEGLSVGIDEGRGCLIADVEALEARIEELAPEGAEEIVVLEGHFSHRFAPEAIVLRTRPAVLRERLARRGYPERKIRENLEAEALDVVLVEAVEGCHRVSEIDATRLSPEEVADLVGRLLRREISLPPGGIDWTGEVEFDPR; via the coding sequence ATGCGGGCCGCCCTGACCGGCACCCCTGGGACGGGGAAGACGACCGTCGCCGCCCTCCTCCCCTTCAGGGTGATCGAGATAAACGCCCTGGTGAGGGAGGAGGGGCTATCCGTCGGCATCGACGAGGGCCGGGGGTGTCTGATCGCCGACGTCGAAGCCCTGGAGGCGAGGATCGAGGAGCTGGCCCCGGAGGGGGCGGAGGAGATCGTCGTCCTGGAGGGGCACTTCTCCCACCGCTTCGCCCCCGAGGCGATAGTCCTCCGGACCCGCCCCGCGGTCCTGAGGGAGCGGCTCGCCCGAAGGGGTTACCCCGAGAGGAAGATCCGGGAGAACCTGGAGGCTGAAGCCCTGGACGTCGTCCTGGTGGAGGCGGTGGAGGGGTGCCACCGGGTGAGCGAGATCGACGCGACCCGGCTATCGCCGGAGGAGGTGGCGGACCTGGTGGGGAGGCTCCTTCGCCGCGAGATCTCTCTTCCGCCCGGGGGTATAGATTGGACTGGAGAGGTGGAGTTTGACCCTCGATGA
- the hisC gene encoding histidinol-phosphate transaminase: MARYKENLRSCLARLKPYVAGRGIQEIAAKYGLPPDGIVKLGSNENPYGPSPKVYEAIASARPERYPEPGRLVEALAGYAGAPPEDVVIGAGMDGVMDTLTRLFLDPGDRAVIYPPTFSYYEILTVTAGADPLFLPRGPEFEVPSEVPSGIKMIFICSPNNPTGDTIPEEDLRGIVEAAEGIVFLDEAYAEFSDQNFLPLVEDYDNLVVGRTTSKAFGLAGMRLGYAVAPDWIAREYRRAAPPFFGVTTPSVAAGIAALEDLEHMRRSVEAIRHERDRLMAAIPEFRPSGGNFLYMETAEPSGEVAERLLGRGVIVRDCYSFRGAGDRALRVTVGTPEENGRFLEAFGEVCGPP; this comes from the coding sequence TTGGCGAGATACAAAGAGAACCTTAGGTCCTGCCTGGCGAGGCTGAAGCCCTACGTCGCCGGCCGGGGCATCCAGGAGATCGCGGCGAAGTACGGCCTGCCGCCCGACGGGATCGTCAAGCTCGGCTCCAACGAAAACCCCTACGGCCCCAGCCCGAAGGTCTATGAGGCGATCGCCTCCGCGAGGCCCGAGAGGTACCCCGAGCCCGGACGGCTCGTCGAGGCCCTGGCCGGTTACGCCGGAGCACCTCCCGAGGACGTCGTCATCGGCGCCGGCATGGATGGGGTGATGGACACCCTGACGAGGCTCTTCCTCGACCCCGGCGATAGAGCGGTGATCTATCCCCCCACCTTCAGCTACTACGAGATCCTGACGGTGACTGCCGGGGCCGATCCGCTCTTCCTCCCCCGGGGTCCCGAGTTCGAGGTGCCGTCGGAGGTGCCCTCCGGGATTAAGATGATCTTCATCTGCTCTCCGAACAACCCCACCGGCGATACGATCCCCGAAGAGGACCTCCGGGGGATCGTCGAGGCCGCCGAGGGGATAGTCTTCCTCGACGAGGCCTACGCCGAGTTCAGCGACCAGAACTTCCTCCCCCTGGTGGAGGATTACGATAACCTGGTGGTGGGGAGGACGACCTCCAAGGCCTTCGGCCTCGCCGGGATGAGGCTGGGCTACGCCGTCGCCCCCGATTGGATTGCGAGAGAGTACAGGAGGGCGGCCCCTCCCTTCTTCGGCGTCACCACTCCGTCGGTGGCGGCGGGGATCGCGGCCCTGGAGGATCTCGAGCACATGAGGCGGTCCGTTGAGGCTATAAGGCATGAGAGGGACCGGTTGATGGCGGCGATCCCGGAGTTTCGCCCCTCGGGGGGGAACTTCCTCTATATGGAGACGGCGGAGCCCTCGGGGGAGGTGGCGGAGCGGCTCCTCGGCAGGGGCGTCATCGTCCGGGACTGCTACTCCTTCCGGGGGGCGGGCGACCGCGCCCTTCGGGTGACGGTCGGAACCCCCGAGGAGAACGGCCGCTTCCTCGAGGCCTTCGGAGAGGTATGCGGGCCGCCCTGA
- a CDS encoding acetylornithine transaminase encodes MRMMNTDEGMKKGEEKATVNLNAESSGAERTARIAEVERKSVVQTYTRQPILLVRGSGARVWDASGREYIDFVAGVAVNNVGHCHASVVEAIRQQAKELIHTSNLYYTENQVLLAEELKALTGMDRAFFCNSGAESVEAALKLARKATGRSKIVAAIHSFHGRTLGSLGATYKPMYREPFRPLQEADFVPFDDPEALAAAVSTETSAVILEPVQGEGGVHVPKPRYLRAAREICDDCGALFILDEVQTGFGRTGKWFGKEHSGVMPDAMTLAKGIAGGLPMGAMLAAESVSDVFKRGDHASTFGGGPLVSAAALASIGAIREERLVERSEEMGRYLRSRLSEEIDAIDVRGLGLMVGVELAANCPEIVNRARERGVLLNATSDHVLRMVPPLVVGRGEIDRVVKVLGEIQREP; translated from the coding sequence TTGAGGATGATGAACACCGATGAGGGTATGAAGAAGGGAGAGGAGAAGGCGACGGTGAACTTGAACGCGGAATCTTCGGGCGCCGAGAGGACCGCCCGGATCGCAGAGGTGGAGAGGAAGTCGGTGGTCCAGACCTACACCCGCCAGCCGATCCTCCTCGTCCGGGGGTCGGGGGCGCGGGTCTGGGACGCCTCGGGGCGCGAGTACATCGACTTCGTCGCCGGGGTCGCCGTCAACAACGTCGGCCACTGCCACGCTTCGGTCGTCGAGGCGATCCGGCAGCAGGCGAAAGAGCTGATCCACACCTCGAACCTCTACTACACCGAGAACCAGGTCCTTTTGGCCGAGGAGCTGAAGGCCCTGACGGGGATGGATAGAGCCTTCTTCTGCAACTCCGGGGCCGAGAGCGTCGAGGCGGCCCTGAAGCTCGCCCGGAAGGCGACGGGCAGGTCGAAGATAGTCGCCGCCATCCACTCCTTCCACGGGAGGACCTTGGGGTCTCTGGGAGCGACCTATAAGCCGATGTACAGGGAGCCCTTCCGCCCCCTCCAAGAGGCGGACTTTGTCCCCTTCGACGACCCCGAGGCCCTGGCCGCGGCGGTATCAACGGAGACCTCGGCGGTGATCCTGGAGCCGGTCCAGGGGGAGGGGGGGGTCCACGTCCCCAAGCCCCGTTACCTGAGGGCGGCCCGAGAGATCTGCGACGACTGCGGGGCGCTTTTCATCCTCGACGAGGTCCAGACCGGCTTCGGCCGTACGGGCAAGTGGTTTGGAAAGGAGCACAGCGGGGTTATGCCGGACGCCATGACCCTCGCCAAGGGGATCGCCGGCGGCCTCCCCATGGGGGCGATGCTGGCGGCAGAGTCCGTCTCCGACGTCTTCAAGAGAGGCGACCACGCCTCCACCTTCGGCGGCGGCCCGCTGGTCTCGGCGGCGGCCCTCGCCTCCATCGGGGCGATCAGGGAAGAAAGGCTGGTGGAGCGGTCTGAGGAGATGGGCAGATACCTCCGGTCGAGGCTTTCCGAGGAGATCGACGCCATCGACGTAAGAGGCCTCGGCCTGATGGTGGGCGTGGAGCTTGCGGCGAACTGCCCCGAGATCGTCAACCGGGCCCGGGAGCGGGGCGTCCTCCTCAACGCCACCAGCGATCACGTCCTCAGGATGGTCCCGCCCCTGGTCGTCGGAAGGGGGGAGATCGACCGCGTGGTGAAGGTCCTTGGCGAGATACAAAGAGAACCTTAG
- a CDS encoding MBL fold metallo-hydrolase, translated as MVEVHKVSGSPFDGNVYLILDEVPILVDAGMEPESTLRKIKKYIDPQEIEMIVLTHCHHDHSAGVPRLKEATGARVLIHEEEAGSLGDDMATVAYLFGLPAQEIEADGTLKEGDVLDLGEWKLSVLHTPGHSPGGICLYEPKAKVLFSGDTVFPQGNIGRTDLFAGCDADLIRSIERLTALDVEVLYPGHMEVVSGDVGRQIQASLRFARSIL; from the coding sequence ATGGTGGAAGTCCACAAGGTCTCAGGCTCGCCCTTCGACGGGAACGTCTACCTGATCCTCGATGAGGTCCCGATCCTCGTCGACGCGGGGATGGAGCCGGAGTCGACGCTCCGAAAGATCAAAAAGTACATCGACCCTCAGGAGATCGAGATGATCGTCCTCACCCACTGCCATCACGACCACTCGGCAGGGGTGCCCCGGCTAAAAGAGGCTACGGGGGCGAGGGTCCTGATCCACGAGGAGGAGGCGGGCTCCCTCGGCGACGACATGGCGACGGTCGCCTACCTCTTCGGCCTCCCGGCCCAGGAGATCGAGGCGGACGGGACCCTGAAGGAGGGGGACGTCCTCGATCTCGGGGAGTGGAAGCTTTCGGTCCTCCACACCCCGGGCCACTCGCCGGGGGGGATCTGCCTCTACGAGCCGAAGGCGAAGGTCCTCTTCTCCGGGGACACCGTCTTCCCCCAGGGGAACATCGGGAGGACCGACCTCTTCGCAGGCTGCGACGCGGACCTGATCCGCTCCATTGAGAGGCTGACGGCCCTCGACGTCGAGGTCCTCTACCCCGGCCACATGGAGGTCGTCAGCGGCGACGTCGGCCGTCAGATCCAGGCGAGCCTCCGGTTTGCTCGGAGCATTCTATGA
- a CDS encoding type II toxin-antitoxin system RelE family toxin: protein MSRPLDSVRREYASTTEFERQFKKLTKKDRALRDRLLRKINQILSDPEIGEPKSHALRHIRGSHVDPYVIVYVFNGNTITFIYVDHHDATYKKAPYILAKYRL, encoded by the coding sequence ATGTCCCGACCCCTCGATTCGGTGAGGCGCGAATATGCGAGCACCACCGAATTCGAGCGGCAATTCAAAAAGCTGACGAAGAAGGACAGGGCGCTAAGAGATCGCCTGCTGAGGAAGATCAACCAGATATTATCAGATCCAGAAATCGGTGAGCCGAAGAGCCACGCCCTCAGGCACATTCGCGGCTCTCACGTCGACCCCTATGTCATCGTTTATGTGTTCAATGGAAATACAATCACATTTATATATGTAGATCATCACGATGCTACTTATAAAAAGGCACCATATATATTAGCGAAATATCGCCTTTAA